GACAAGCCTAAAAACCCGTATTTCCTCTCTTTTGCAAAATCGTGGATAtttgagaccccccccccccccccggctgTCTTTTAACCATGACGATATTTAAAACacgattttttcctttattcaGAATGTAATCGAACAAGGGAATTTCTTGGTTTTCaagaattagaattttttaaaaggGAACTTTTATGCATGCAGGAGAGTTCTGAATCTGTAATTGGGGCCAAGGATTTGGACTAAAGGGCGGTTAAAAGGATTGTAATATGAGGTAAAACTAgataacttttatttaaaatgtattaattttttaaaatgtttaaaaagaaaTCGAACTAAAAGTTTATTAGAACCTGATAACACAGAGCAAACAAGATGCATTGTTAAAATAGACATTTACTCTTTCTAACTCTTTAAAAAGAGACAAGAATATGATTAAGATAACTCAAACCTTGTGCCCCTAATTGGTTACCAGTAATACCAAAGATAACTTTTAGACGTCTTAAACAACACAGTCCTAATATTTATTcgtttgaaaaatctttttcgaaTCTGCTCCCTCCTTCGGCTCTTAGCCGTTCTATAACATACGAAATCCCTTGGATTGGTTTTGAAGGGTCTAGATTTTCAATTATATACCAAATACTATTAATTTCAAGCCAAATACAAGTTGAATGATAAAAATCTAATTGATTCGTCACGGCAATCTCAGCtaagaagaaaatatcaaaGATTATTTATTGACCGATGATAATGgaacattaaaatatataatcttttttgTGTATGTTTGTTTCAGAGTAACCACGTTAGGGCAGCTTCTCCTTATACCCGTCTTATCcaccatttctttttttgtgttaatttttgttaatcaaGTCATTCTTCGTTATTATTACAATTACAACCAGATGTATTGATATACGTTCACTATTTATATACCCGATTTTCTGAGCCCCGTTCGGGGGTCAATGTTTATTGTAGCTTTAGGTGAACTAAATAAACAAGCTAAAAAGTTGACGAAAAAATTATTGGTAACTAAATTAGGGAGACGAATCTTACCAAAGTATCATCAACATTCGTTAATTTAACTGAATAGATGTGCCGTAAAGTATCTGATAGGCCCTGACAATTATGAACCACTTTTCTTATCTGCTCTGATTCAAGGACATCTTTGATACAATTTGGCTTTCCACGCACAAAAGCTCTCCTTCCTAGTATCAAAAGGTCAAAGATAAAGACGTGATCATCACACATAATATTCAATAAAGATGGCGTACCAAGCCGAGTAGGGCTCCCAATATTTATGATTGATATTCCTATTTCAGATGAATTACATATCGTTTCAAcctaaaaggagaaaaaaaatatactaaaataagtAAATGTATACAGACCTTTACTATTTAGGTATAGACACGTAAGCTAGCACTTTTTTCGAGCGAAGGGATGAGATTCGTTCAAACAGAAATAGTGGGCAAGTGTTAGAAATATCTAATTTGTAAGGTTTTAGATGAAGGAGCAGAGATTAAAAGATTGGAAACGCGCCTATTTTGAGGTCTTCAGTAtcaaattgtaatattttttaataaagtttgaaaaagtatcattttaaCTTCGTCGTTGTCATGGTtataaatttagtattttaCGAAAGATTCTTCCTTTACTTCTAAAATGCGCTTAAGCAGATTCTACAATTTGGACCGTGAAAAACACCCTCCAGAtattataaatagaaaaaaatatatatatatatatgaaaacatTCGAAAAAGGAGTCTAGAAGAAGATAATGAGCACCTAGGAGAGAAGACTacaccagtaaaaaaaaaacacaggttGATAAAATGATATGATTCAATGATTGATGAGAccatatcaaataaataaatgaaataaaaaaagaattttttcaccCTAGAAATAGAAAAAGTCTCTTCAAAAATcccttgaaatttcttttttcacaccttctttttaaacatttttaaaccattttaaacatctaatacattttaaataaaacttatctAGTTTTCCTTATATTGCAATTCTTTTAACCGCCCTTCAGTCCAAATCCTTGGCCCCAATTACAGGTGTAGAACTTTCCCTGCATGCATAAAAGTTTCctttaaaaacactttaaaactgcataaaactttaaaactaccTGTTATGTTAGCTAATTTTTAGTATTCTTTCGGAAGAAGTGTTCCACTGCACCCCcaaggaaaagagaaaaaagagcaataaattaataacaaaacaaaaacaaactaaagacaaaaactaaacacTTCAAAATACATTACAGCTTCAATACATCACTGTGTCAGTACCAAGGTCCAAACATGGGTTTGATAGACGGGAATTATACAGAGAAACTTACTTTCCCAAggccaacaaaaataaatattcttacAAAATAAGACGTATGGGTCCACGAGAGAGAACGTAGAAAATATTCCGTTAATCGAAGGAAACAGTACGAAGTTTTTACTCGACTGAATTCGTAATAATTTCCTAATTATGCGATGCGTAGATAATACGACAAGCCGACGGAGTTGGAAAGTTTTGAAAGAAGACGAATGTTGAAGCGCATTTATTCGTGACAAAGATAAACATTATCGCTCGACTAGACGTTCAAAGTGAGCTATTGGGAGTAGTAAACTTTAccgacaaaataatttttcttaagggggaggggggtatttgaAAAGGGAAGAGATTTCCCTGGAGGGATTTTTTGTAGAATAAAAGGTTCTCCATGAAGGGGAGtcagatttcccggcattatttaaaaatgatcataaattaaataaaaaattaaatttcaactgtaagtaaggaacaacgtcaaaacttaaaacgaagaggaATTATTAGGGTAAAGTTGTCGAATAAACTTTACCGACAAAACAATTGGGAAACCAAGATCAGCAATGTTATCAGCTGTCCTGCTTTTGCCGAAAGGTATATTCACTGATGGCACTTGTTTCCGGTTGAAGAAAACAACTTCAGACTATTGGCCATTCAAACCAACACTAATCTTCGTACACTCAGACTGTAACGACGTAAAAACGTCGCCAATGCGCTGAATAGTATAGCTACAGCTCCGAATATCATCCACACAAAAGACGAATGACACCAAGACCGGCAAGGGTGAAAGACGGGGGAACAGCTGATTGCACATCAACAACTCCATTGTTTAAGAGTGAAGGGAAAGAAACAGCACCTTGACGGAAAAGAGTGCTTGGTGAACGACAACGAAGTTATTGAGAGAACAAATAGATATAAAACCGTTAAGTACTTTTTCGTACTCGGTGACTTGCGGCACTTGACATATATACCGATACAAATACTAACCGCTTGATGCAGAATATCGTCGTCATCGTCAatgaaagtgaaactttcatttGAACCATCGGGAGAGTCTTCAAGACCACTATCTGaagctgaaaaagaagaaagattaGCGAaacaaagaaacagaaatataaTAAAGCTATGATGAATTCAAGGctgcattttttctaattccagTGCTATCTTTCCTACTGTCGTCCAACTCACTGACCACTAGCTTtgttctctctctttctctctctctctctctcttaaaaaaaaaaagtgacccGCTAACCCAGTAACCCATCCGTAATTTCGTTATTACATCCACAGCCTCCTCCCTGATTCGCAATCACAATTTAGAGTAAGGTCGACCGTGAGTCTAAAGGGAGCAGACGAACGTGCTGCAGAACAACAACATACTAGAAAGACGTGTggaccttttatttttttatttgaaatttatttgctCTTCTCTCTCCTTTTCTCTTCTATACATAGTTaccataaatactttttttttcaaattttgacaattaCTGTTACTTTCTAATTAGAAAGTAACAGTAATTAGTtacaattaatgtttttttttcaaatcttgaaAACTACTTTCTAcccaaaaacagttttatttgaaCTATCCGAAAGGATGCGAGAATGATTCCGTATATTCcaatcattttcaaaaaaatattaaattcttaCTATTTAGAAAAATTCGTATTTACTAATTTGCTAATATGATGAAACCTATAAGACCAGAAGTGTCAAATTTGTTATACGCAGAcgttaaaacatttaaaaatacacAAGTAAGTATGAAAAAAGACGATAACAAAACGACATGAGACAATTTTTGCCGCGTGAATAAATTTTTGGTGTGGAACAGTAAAGCATATCAATAGAAatcccaaaaccaaaaacagctcttttttctttctttgtaaaCAATTTACACAAGATTTCCTTATCCAAACATTAGGGAGAGAAATGATGATtaggaaaaaagcaaaaagctTCAGAGAAAATGGGACGAAGGAGGAAAGACTAGAAAAGTGGTGCCCTGTTGTAGACATCATACTGGGAATACCTATTGTAGCGCTTACCTGCTTGAAGAGCTGCAAGCAAGCTCTGAGCTAAGTCGTCATTTTCTGTCGCCAAATCAAATAAGTCGTTTAGATTTTCTTCTTGGTTAAACTGTTGAGAGGTCGTATCCGAGGAATGTGGAAAGTGAATGGTACTGGCGGGTTCTTTAATGATTCTCACTAAAGAGAAAAGACAGctcaaaattcaaagaaaacataataaaagatataatgCTAGATGGAATTCTagctaattctaataaaatgaTAGATCTATCTTTAACCTTAAGGTGAAACGACCTCTAACAGTACGTCCTGAGTTTTTTCCGCGTGTAGCATGTGTTTAAAGTGTAGAATATGGTTCCAAATGAGCTTAAAGGTAAGAGCCCACTTTGATCTTTAATAAATTATGTAACCGGATTTAGAGTGATCGGAGtatggatacccccccccccccacacctcgtatttgctcgaaatgcatctgattttaattttgagatggccatttgttgtcgttgaaacttcgaaaacagctcattcgattcgaaattgaaagggccagtgccctttttaatagtcgaaagtgattggaggggaactagcccCCATCCCACCtcaaccatttccccaaacacatccaacaaaaattttgagagagccattttgttcaacacaattgaaaggtccagaaattacgTCATTGAGGatggcagcccccccccccacagtccttagGGCAAGGTAAATTATGctctgggggtatataaggtacaTATAGAGAGGATGATCATATAACctttagagggggctcattggattcgtaagaagaagttctagtgacctttttaagactCTAGTGATCGGAGGATGGATACCCCCCACAACACCTCATATTTTACCGAAAAGAatctgatggaaattttgagatggccatctgttgtcgtagaaactgcggaacagctcattcgattggaaactgaaagggccagtgctcttttaaatagtaaatgtgatcggagggcaactaaccccctccctcgcccaccattttcccaaacacatccaatcaaaattttgagattttcattttgttcaacgtaattttAGGGACCGGAAATTATGTGTTTGAGGATGAAAActccctgaccccccccccccacacacaacCATCAGGGCAaggtaagttatgccttgggggcatataaggtttatatagagaGGGTGATCGTATATACTTCAGAGATGTCTCATTGTATTGttaatcggaagttctagtgcccgttttatGATTCAGAGTAatcagagggtggataaccccccctccaaacttcgtattttgagatggccatttactgtcgtagaaacttcaaaaaaggctcattcgagtggaaactgaaagggctagtgctctttttataagtcaaaagtgattgaagggcaacaagcccccgtcccacgcccatcaattcccaacacatctaatcaaattttgagatagccattttgttcagtgtagttgaaagatccagaaattatgtctttgacaagcCCCATAACTTCtcagaccagaacataatttgcacttcactgaaaataaTGGCTGTGGATTGTGAGTTTAgcatacatatactgatatatattccttaagttttgataacttttaatttgttaaagtcaaaaagttaaaatattttaaacacattttttttatttaaatcatataataaataaccgagtcaaactcaaaataagcaaaaattaacatcagGGAAAATTGTGTGagaagcgcaaattgtgttctggtcttgagaaggcataggggttatcagccctactcatgttaatttttgctcgttttgagtttgactgggctatttattgtaatttctgttcgttttgagtttcatttgtttattgatagtgatttgtggtagttttgtgcttggaagattatttgactttatttttgctcattattAGCATAATAGAGTTCttcactttcctttgaaaaacttgtcatgtggaaaaagtattttaaattaattgcacAAAAAAGTTAAGACACTGAAGAAGTGACAGGAGTAAAATTTAGCACGGCTAAGGCTGCATTAGatcaataaagtaaaaagaagaagaaagtaaCTAACACAGAAAAACAGCTACAACAGAAATTTCCAGGTTTGAAATAAAAACCTCTTTCaaattacttttcaaaagaCAGACATTTTAAACGTAGTACTTCCGAAAATTTCAGAACACAAGCGCCATATTAAGAGAGTGTATCTTATTGTTGGTAAGgcaaaggtaaaggatacggcattagactttacagtccgtaccggcggtgctgatctccgtttcttggaccttcagccaggaagtgcaatggggggttatCTTATTGTTGGCCGGAAATCAGTTAAAAAATGAGTATAATTCGAACTAAAAGTGAGATAATCACCGTAAAAAGGGCAATTTAACAAATTATGAAACAAATCGGGTACTTTTTGTTAAAGTAATGATAAAATACGTTAGCGTACACAATTGCAGAGAAGCATTTAGTTTGGAACGGAAACACAAGGGGTTTTCCAAGGATTAGAACACATCAGCGCCATCTAGTACCTTTAGCAAAATTCGTATTTCTACTTTTTGCGTTCGAATagctaaaaatacattatttttgaTGGTAGTGGTTGATAATTCCCATATAAACTATGTTAGAGGGTCAGTGATCCTAAGTTGTTTTTTCAGTCTCATGCAGAATCATGCAGATCCTTCTTTTATGAAAACACACTGAAACAATATAACATTTATTTCCATATAATCTTAAAAGCCGGACACAAATACAGTCGATAGGCCACTTCTAGTCTACACTAGTAATAGCTGCTAGTTGCAAATGCACAATACATATACAGGTTTTGATTCAACAGCTATCTTAAAACTGAATATCAAATGAACTGTAACACAtctaatcaagaaaaaaaatccgtacAGTTCACAAAAACTGCTTACCATTTTGAATATCCTGTTTATGGAAAGAAGACTGGTAAGAGCTTGTTCTGATTACTATTGAATGGGCTCCAACGGTAAGTACTTTGCCTGTCACGGATCTATCACTTTTGAAATCTAATTGAACAGTCAAACCAACCCAACTTTTGTCGAGTTGTACACCCATTGTTGATAAAGAAACTGAAATTTATCAACGAATTAAAACACTCAATTTTTTAAGTCCAAGaattaaatacatattttcgtatttaatatatatattaccaaaactactttaccttttttttgttcaaagaaATACACAGAGTGaaagacagaaaacaaaatatagagtaaataatatttttttttttaaacaaacccTTTTTCGTTCAATCATTTCCTGAAATTGAAGATTAAATTGCGCACGAGACAATTATTAGAAATTCTATATTATAGAGACTTTTATTACAAGAGCccaactaataaaatttaagtttaaattttatcatagATTCAATCGTAGGTCGTAGATCAAATATAGGCTAATCATTCTAGAGCttgggttgaaaaaaaaacctgcaaaCAGATGAATTTTGCATAAAAATATGTAGAAAAATCAGGAAAAGAATGTACTAGGAAATCCCAAAACTCAAAACCTAGAAATGTCTGAAAATCGCAATTAAAAGCCCAAATTCTgggccaaaataaaaattaatacttgGCTTTGAATTGATTTTCAACTATATATTATGACCTACTGATAACTATTATCAGCTCTAAAATCGCTCCAGATTTCATTTTAACTAAAACCGAAGTCGGTTTTGATTAAAGTAAAGGGGTATCACGCCCTTAATTAGAATCATAATATTGATTggcttttattgattttacgTTAATAGTCTGTTTCAGCTTCAACTCGCCTTGGTCCTCCTTGTCCTAAACTGCTTTCATAGAGTTTTAGACTAAGCATTTTGAAAAGGAGTTCGTCGCATCCCACATCTTTTCCAAGAGGATTTTGCTGTTTGACACACCAACTTACACGTGAATCTGATTGCACAAATCAGTCCCTTGAGCGCAGGCTTTGCATCTGCAATAGCTGGCATGAAATTATTATCTTTAAGTTGCCAACCCCCAAGTGGTAGGGTCCAGACTGGAAGAATTTTCATTCGGCTAAGCTATCCGAAAGAAGACTGGATAGAAGTGGCAAGAAACAGCCTATAATACGGCTGGAAGTCTAAAGGCTGAAGGATATCAACTTTGAGTTTGCTAATGAAAAGCCAATATCACAGGCAAAGGAGCGTTTCATCCTTTTTAGCCTTGCATAGGCTGTGTAGCCCCTGCTCTCAAGCTTTAACTAGTTCCTCTTTCGACAATGAGTGTCTTGGTTGAACACTGAAGCAGCTTCGTGAAAACAGTTGCCACGTTTCGCAAGCTTGAGCCCGACCGTCTTAGTGGACAAATGTTCTCTTGATGAAGCTACAATAAGGAAGATATGTACGAACAGAATCTCAGCAGCAGCATTACCGAAATACTGCTTTTTACTAGGGCTGCTTTAAAGTTTCAAGAGAATGCGGTGTTTTCTTTTAAGTGACCCAGTAGAGCTAAATAATCTGCATCACTACCGACAACCAAAAATTCTATCGTAGTAGCAACAGAAACAGTCATCTTCACAATAACAAAGCCAGCATCACCTGTGGTACGACGAAGACTAATTCCCTTCTGTTCAAGTCGTTGTGAAAGCAGCAAGACGAACCTCAACTTGCTCAAGCAAATGAGCAGTCATTCCAAATTAGCTTTTGTTGTTAGCAGACCAAATGTCTGCAGTCAAGTATACATAGTCTGTTAGTTCAAACTCACGAATTATAGCCTTCTGTACTTCACAGCTGAAATGGCTCCATCTGTATCTATTTTCCCATTAATCTGGAAAAAAACTACCCATTCAAAACAGAAGACAATTCAGCATACTCCATGGTTTCCTTGTTTAAAATCTCAGCTACTGAGCACTACTTCAGAAAAGTAGAATCCCTTTTTAGACGATTAAAAAGCAGTGCGAGTCTTCCAAATAAAGTTGGTATTGAAATTGAACACTGGTCTAAGAGTACCTGAGTACTTAAGGACCCTCAAATACTTCtaactttaattaaatactaatATTAAGTACTTTCAGGATCTTTTCTTAAGTAGAGTAAATGTACTGAGATTGTTTGCTCAAGTAACTACTTAAGGACTTTTGATTAAATAATTCTCAACACTGACCACAAGTAGATGAAGTATCAGTTGCATGCAGTCACAGTTACAATCAGAAATTGTCGCAGGTCAGTAGTGGTTAGTGTCGCAGTAACAACCAGTCGCATTTGCAACCTCAGTACTAGAAAAAGTAGTAGTActggccctgaaagtttcccGTTAGTACCCTTACTCGTTCCTTAGATATGGTAGATATGCCTTTTTAATAACTTGGATGcagatagtgtcttttgatttaactcaaCATGTCCCTtaacattccttgaaaattcACCTCAATACTCGTAGTCTTTCTGGTCACATCCAGGATCAAACAGAGGAAGGAGGGGGGCGACTCCCCTCCGCCTCCTTAATCTTTTTAGGTGCACCCTCTGCTCAACATTGATCGAAATTTGTATTTGTTACTTTGTTCTaactagtcaaaaggtctaatagctatgcctccAGGGATGCCATACTCTCCAAAGTCTTGGtccaaggattgtaaattatacaattcGCATATTGTTTACCgaaaggaattattttttaGAAAGGGTGAACGTTTGATTCTGGGTGTATCCGAAAATCCTATGAAGATTCAGGTGAAACTTAGGAGGATGTTGGGGggtatgttaaactaaatcaaaaggcaccaAATTTATCTAGTTGGTCGAAAAAGAGAATCTGCAATATTTCAGACGAAAGGGGTGGTTATTAAACCCCGATCAATGTTGATACTTAAAAACACCAGTAGAACTATCGATTTCCAAGCGAATGAgctccttccaaagtttatatgatctcCCCACAAAAAGCCTTATATTCTTACAATAggcaaaatacgtaacttacagcTTTTAcctgggggctgtgggggcATGGCATTCCTGGGGGCAGAGTTATtcgacctttggactattttgaacaatataGCTATCcaaaaatttgatcagatgAATTTAGGAAAAAGGAGCTCTGGGATGGAGGggagggctgattgccctccgaTTAGTTTCATCTCTTAAAGATGgaagtagaactttcaatttccaattgaacgagcccccttcaaagtttatacggccaCCCCTTCAATAAAGTGCCTcaggaaaaaacaataattcatTGAAGCCTTATATCCCTTTACTATAAGCAACGCTGTTCCGTTGCCTCTAGTAACGACATTAATTCCTAGAAATCTCAACAATTCAAGATTTAAGACTTTATATAACatcattttggatttttaaatGCTATAATTATAAAAGAGAAAGTTTAAAATATAGTTGGCTTAACAATATTCTAGTCCCCTACTCAATGAAGTATAattgttccaattattttattgtctatttctgcAAGATTATTTCTCTCAGCCGCAAATCGTAAATTTAGTAAATCAACTGATCgcggtcttttttttttaccaatttttgttattattattattatagttttttatttgatatcgGAAGAAGTTAATCAATCTTAAACCAATCAGCGACAACACTGTAGGGTTACCAGTAGTAAAGCCGCATgccttaaattttctcccaatagccacttcatatggaaggagtAGTCGTAAAAACTTGAGGAggtgctcattcgattgaaaactaaaagttctctttttaagagtcaaatatgattggagggcaaccagacATTCTCCACTGGCCTTTTAGTAACCCAGCCCTCTCCTCCCCCCGTAACCTCAAAAAACATTCCagcaaaatttgagataaccattttgtttaagAATTCGGAAGGTCAAAAATATATGCCTCTAAGGATGACACGACTCTCACAGGTCAAGAGGCTAAGGCCGTAAATTATACAAATGGGCGATTGTTGAAACATATATTTTACAATGGAAAAGGGAACTAgcgcaatatctaaggaatggctaagggtaACAAGCTGAAATCTCCAGATAATGCTATGAAGAATgttgaattaaacaaaaagatacTATGCACTGAAGggattaagagtcaaaagagattggagggaaacCAGCCTCCATcacttcctattttgctaacCTCCTTCCCTTCCTTTTACAGGTGTACTGGTTAATACCATCTATCCCCTAGGGGATTAAGCTGTACTCCAGGGTTGTCGTAAGTCTTTCTTGGAGAAAAGATATGAACTTCGGTTATAATAGGGACTCTGAAAGACAGAACAAGGAAAGTGGTAGCCTTGCTTTACCCGTTGCATTTTATATGTATATTGCAATACTTACCTTCTTGACGAGCTGCACTCGATGTCTGAGCTAAGGCATCAATCCTTGTCGCCAAATGCGACACATTATTTTGACTTCGTTCTTGGCTAAACGGTTTGGAGGTCGAAGAGGAGGAGCTTGAAGTGGTAACAGTAGCGGCGGTCGCACTAATCACTTTCACTAGACAGAAGACAAAGCACAAGATTAAAGACATAATAAGGGTATGGAATAAGGGTTCTAGAATATAACTCTAGAAGAATACTAGACCTACCTTTGACCTTTAGGTGAAACAAGTacattctaatttttcctcttgaGTAGCATACGTCCAGGTGTGGAACATTATATTTCACAAGGGCTGAGATGTAGGAGCTCTTTTGGGtctatcaaaataatttaaagaaacatTTGTTAAAGGTCAAAacgttaaaaataatttcaatcaaactaagtttaaattttctttttctttaaacacTAATTGCATTTTTGCTTTCTTGTTAGTTCTATTAAGTAAGGTGGTTGTACATCCAAGGACGAAGGGAGGAGCCCTATTGTTCaggataattaaatatatttatcgAGGAGGCGTGTGGATTTGTCAAAGACTGAAGTTGAAATCGCGCTGCATAGTAGTAAAGTAGTATAAgtagtaaaacttttgaagtttatGGATATCAGCGCACCTTTTGTCAGGGAGGAAGGTATTTAAGTCCCTTTTCTTTATAAACTGAACTCGGTTGAACCTTGAATACTTTAACAcactttagaaatatttttggaaagtaaTGGAGTTCTGTGCATGAAAAGCATATTGTCACAGTCTTTTGTCACTGTTTTCATGCATATTCAGTCGTACAAGCTTTGCTTGTaaccattttttgtttattatctgTTTAATGAATAAATCCTTCTCTCTCTAAGAAATATACATTTTCGGGCATTTTTAGTCTGAAATGTGCAGATTCTCTGGCATTTTGACATTTCGCTAAGGCTTCACAAGAGAATTCTCGGACACTACCTGAAGAGGAGAAGCGTGGAGTCAGAGAGGAAAAGAAATTTGCCTTTTTGTCCTAAAATTTTatagttcttttgatttaatatttTGCTCCAAGTAGTATGATTaaatcaaagataaaaaaaatttagtctaACTGCAAATATTTTAGTCCGTGGATGTCCATagcattttgaataaattattaagtatttCCCAGTCATGGCAATGATATCATTTTAACAAAAGGTTCTCCAGAAAATGTGACGCGAACCAAGTTACCATTCCCCCACCGCATATGAAAGGATTAAATACAGGCATCCATCATCAATTCAACGTTGTTCATCCTGAATCTTTAGCCAATTTCCAATTATCAAAtatttcgtggtaacaaactgtaagtaaggagcgacgcggtcCAATAGTTATTATTAGTTATTAATAGTAATTATTCTGTGTGTGAAGGAGCTGCCCACGCCCtagaagaaattaaataaaaatacctcGGCTGTTTCGCTA
Above is a genomic segment from Artemia franciscana chromosome 15, ASM3288406v1, whole genome shotgun sequence containing:
- the LOC136036146 gene encoding uncharacterized protein LOC136036146 isoform X2, whose amino-acid sequence is MNLCLDKNWVGLTVQLDLRPNCSSERSVTGKVLAVGANSIVIRTNYYQSCFYKQDIEDVKVISATAATVTTSSSSSSTSKPFSQERSQNNVSHLATRIDALAQTSSAARQEVRIIKEPASTIHFPHSSDTTSQQFNQEENLNDLFDLATENDDLAQSLLAALQAASDSGLEDSPDGSNESFTFIDDDDDILHQAVETICNSSEIGISIINIGSPTRLGTPSLLNIMCDDHVFIFDLLILGRRAFVRGKPNCIKDVLESEQIRKVVHNCQGLSDTLRHIYSVKLTNVDDTLAFAVSERNMRCGLFSKEAISLPFLLKSVLKLPDIDIPFWMNRDTQDDITKWRQRPLNSSLLSQAVKSVLYLIPLRDKLLLAHLAFARKGSQILLDSLRSSPSCTIGLKSIEILPPAFCLLRDPDIDEFD
- the LOC136036146 gene encoding uncharacterized protein LOC136036146 isoform X1, with the translated sequence MNLCLDKNWVGLTVQLDLRPNCSSERSVTGKVLAVGANSIVIRTNYYQSCFYKQDIEDVKVISATAATVTTSSSSSSTSKPFSQERSQNNVSHLATRIDALAQTSSAARQEVSLSTMGVQLDKSWVGLTVQLDFKSDRSVTGKVLTVGAHSIVIRTSSYQSSFHKQDIQNVRIIKEPASTIHFPHSSDTTSQQFNQEENLNDLFDLATENDDLAQSLLAALQAASDSGLEDSPDGSNESFTFIDDDDDILHQAVETICNSSEIGISIINIGSPTRLGTPSLLNIMCDDHVFIFDLLILGRRAFVRGKPNCIKDVLESEQIRKVVHNCQGLSDTLRHIYSVKLTNVDDTLAFAVSERNMRCGLFSKEAISLPFLLKSVLKLPDIDIPFWMNRDTQDDITKWRQRPLNSSLLSQAVKSVLYLIPLRDKLLLAHLAFARKGSQILLDSLRSSPSCTIGLKSIEILPPAFCLLRDPDIDEFD